In Cytobacillus oceanisediminis, the following proteins share a genomic window:
- a CDS encoding GGDEF domain-containing response regulator, which yields MELKKYKVLLFEKIKRQITAWFEGNMSESTKSEEVYRFLHSIKGTAGTLQLTGLHQLADNLISDIDNMEDKEDWDKETLRNYLFDLIEMSYEYEHFESTLKQQAPIRVENAPLIQLIDDDISMLILLKDALESKGWMVIASTELEVATEQYYDHRPDCLIVDINLEKESGFKLLEILQKHTRNKYIPKIMISVNNDRETRLTSYKMGADDFISKPIDLEEFLLKVERHLANKKLFDQSAMIDELTRVYNRRFFDDSLVVFMNELSRNHRPFSLAILDLDFFKKINDTYGHPAGDIVLAEFAKYLKENVRQTDYVFRYGGEEFVILFSGASEAESKIALEKILKGFSEKRFEQGGNSFSVTFSAGVIMVDQPGIEKETIVRSADQALYEAKQEGRARVECGKADPIAQHKKKLYVSVIDDDSIIRMMLTKVLSNMEFDHAELDIQVFEDGRKFLHSNRIEEKGPHFLILDGIMPVMDGLEVMQEMKKSKRAKDIHVLMLTGRKSEQDIARALKLGAEDYVTKPFSLTELEARIQRLIKRLT from the coding sequence ATGGAGCTGAAAAAATATAAAGTTCTATTATTTGAGAAAATAAAAAGGCAGATTACAGCATGGTTTGAAGGTAATATGTCTGAGTCCACAAAAAGTGAAGAGGTATACAGGTTCCTGCATTCCATAAAGGGTACTGCTGGAACGTTACAGCTCACAGGGCTCCATCAGCTGGCAGATAATCTAATATCGGATATTGATAATATGGAAGATAAAGAGGATTGGGATAAGGAAACTTTAAGAAATTATCTATTCGATTTGATTGAGATGAGCTATGAATATGAGCATTTTGAAAGCACATTAAAACAGCAGGCTCCGATAAGGGTGGAAAATGCCCCTCTTATTCAGCTGATTGATGATGATATTTCAATGCTGATCCTTCTGAAGGATGCACTCGAAAGCAAGGGCTGGATGGTTATTGCCAGTACTGAGCTGGAAGTTGCAACAGAGCAGTATTATGATCATCGTCCAGATTGTTTAATTGTGGATATAAATTTGGAAAAGGAAAGTGGTTTTAAGTTATTAGAAATTTTACAGAAACATACTCGAAATAAGTATATTCCAAAGATTATGATCAGTGTAAACAACGATCGTGAAACTAGGTTAACCTCTTATAAAATGGGTGCAGATGATTTTATATCCAAGCCAATTGACTTAGAGGAATTTCTCTTAAAGGTAGAACGGCACTTAGCGAATAAGAAATTATTCGATCAATCTGCAATGATAGATGAATTAACCCGAGTATATAATAGAAGGTTTTTTGATGACAGTTTAGTAGTATTTATGAATGAATTATCAAGAAATCATCGGCCATTTTCACTGGCTATACTTGATCTTGATTTTTTCAAAAAAATTAATGATACTTATGGCCATCCGGCAGGTGATATAGTCCTTGCTGAATTTGCAAAGTACTTAAAAGAAAATGTCCGCCAAACAGATTATGTGTTCCGTTATGGCGGCGAGGAATTTGTCATTTTATTTTCTGGCGCTTCAGAAGCCGAAAGCAAAATAGCCCTTGAAAAGATATTAAAAGGGTTTTCGGAAAAACGATTTGAACAGGGAGGCAATTCATTTAGCGTTACTTTTTCTGCAGGAGTTATTATGGTCGATCAGCCGGGGATAGAGAAAGAAACGATTGTCAGATCAGCTGATCAGGCCTTATATGAAGCAAAACAAGAGGGAAGAGCAAGAGTGGAATGCGGTAAAGCCGATCCAATTGCACAGCATAAGAAAAAACTATATGTCTCCGTTATTGACGATGATTCGATAATAAGAATGATGTTAACAAAGGTCCTCAGCAATATGGAGTTCGATCATGCAGAACTGGATATCCAGGTCTTTGAAGACGGCCGGAAATTTCTTCATTCGAATCGAATAGAAGAAAAGGGCCCTCATTTTCTGATTCTTGATGGGATTATGCCTGTAATGGATGGTCTTGAGGTTATGCAGGAAATGAAAAAGTCGAAGAGAGCCAAGGACATTCATGTTCTTATGCTGACAGGGAGAAAAAGTGAGCAGGATATTGCCCGTGCATTGAAGCTTGGAGCTGAAGATTACGTGACAAAGCCATTTAGTCTTACAGAACTGGAAGCTCGAATTCAGCGTTTAATTAAGAGGCTGACCTAG
- a CDS encoding HEAT repeat domain-containing protein yields the protein MLKNEIYILGLSAAVISGLLLLILMYLVIRKWLEHRKRRKINECIETLSPLIFAYIAEGETSRHFHLDNDIKKKAAEEVLSKFAANLTGEEETRKLREFADRNLRNYFQRQLKSRRWSIRMNALYNIEDLHFIQLQPQVLEAAIEERISHDERVQSLRILAAFQFEGITDLLLYNSENLSDGELRNIILRLNENLFSLLITDFHRAVNQLKYAIIDAAGIRKELRYLHFIESVYASYDGETRLRAVKALSSLGVVKDITPYLKLRHSEDWKERMMAAKLFGSLKERKLMPHLLDLLHDRSWWVRSQAGQSIMMFPDGKEELQIVLDTSNDSYARDMAWEWMNKGEFG from the coding sequence ATGCTGAAGAATGAAATATACATTCTCGGTCTATCAGCTGCTGTCATTTCAGGATTGCTGCTTCTGATTCTTATGTACCTGGTCATAAGAAAATGGCTGGAGCATCGAAAGCGCAGGAAAATTAATGAATGCATTGAAACGCTTAGTCCGCTGATCTTTGCATATATAGCTGAGGGAGAGACAAGCAGGCACTTTCATTTGGATAATGATATAAAAAAGAAGGCTGCAGAAGAGGTTCTGTCTAAGTTCGCAGCCAATTTAACAGGAGAAGAGGAAACGAGGAAACTTAGGGAGTTTGCTGACAGGAACCTGAGAAATTACTTCCAGAGACAGTTAAAAAGCAGAAGGTGGAGCATTAGAATGAATGCTCTCTACAATATCGAAGATCTTCATTTCATTCAATTACAGCCTCAAGTTTTGGAGGCAGCCATTGAAGAGAGAATATCACACGATGAAAGGGTACAATCCTTGAGGATACTTGCGGCATTTCAATTCGAAGGAATTACTGATCTTCTTCTGTATAATAGTGAAAATCTATCGGACGGTGAATTAAGAAATATCATCCTCCGGCTGAATGAAAACTTGTTCAGTCTTTTAATTACAGATTTTCATAGGGCTGTAAACCAATTGAAATATGCCATAATAGATGCCGCTGGAATAAGAAAAGAATTAAGATATTTGCATTTCATTGAGTCAGTCTATGCCAGCTATGATGGAGAGACTCGTTTAAGAGCAGTAAAGGCACTTTCTTCATTAGGGGTGGTTAAGGACATAACACCCTACCTGAAATTACGTCATTCCGAGGATTGGAAGGAAAGGATGATGGCTGCAAAACTCTTCGGATCCCTAAAGGAACGGAAACTGATGCCGCATTTGCTTGACCTTCTCCATGATCGTTCCTGGTGGGTGCGATCTCAGGCTGGACAATCCATTATGATGTTTCCTGATGGAAAGGAAGAATTGCAGATTGTACTGGATACCTCGAATGATTCATATGCAAGGGACATGGCCTGGGAATGGATGAATAAAGGAGAATTTGGTTGA
- a CDS encoding ATP-binding protein produces MKLNHFIKKSLTRQIVALMGVFVLLFLAGTSILTVLQEQINSSYYKEREKLVKKEEIVQQIDHNFNLVFFDVRGYFAFGNSELKNQATALRPKIRKLISEYNGIASTKEDKAFGKEMDEFADYYFIERLPVSIEYFEAGRMEEIIKMADSGATARINSFQDDIQVYLQNLNDELNGRVQDLIQKQSYIQTGFFLFLVVILIILFRMIRIMFKQVGQPLTQFANAAEEIARGGKAELNVGQDRMDELAVLSVAFRKMVMTLQEKEQDLLAQNEELLAQQDELQAQREELEDALGTMRSNERKLERRNELINGISNSLQKQEVLVSIVMKMSNVIEADCGLIVMLENDESASFGISSLGVEQFKNHLRSGLIERLKQTKEGFAVKRQLLQEEKGYHERTIFGYDLYLPVISSNQEVTAVMVFTRYGFPFIQTHMDEYSALSKQIGLSLDKISSYENSEANRKLNQDILNTVKEGLQYVDRDGCILQVNKQLCEMFHCEGGFEGIVGLSWDKWSVLLKQQVEDEDGFTEFIWRAFNGETSSGETFVYKTKDSGQVFQMYCEDLYQNNECVGTVLVHRDITKEFKVDEMKSEFVSTVSHELRTPLASILGFSELLLNRELKGEKQKKYLMTILNEAKRLTSLINDFLDVQRMESGKQTYEKKYIELLPIIEKVIDNQQVQTDVHKIILEPFSGNDVILGDSCKIEQVFSNLISNAIKYSPSGGPVYIRLFEENSLLHIEVEDHGLGIPENEAGDIFNKFYRVDNSDRRRIGGTGLGLSIVQESVKAHDGDINVFSKYGEGSTFRVSIPAVYKPSHGLDENIHQSGRRYEVLVIEDDQSLAELIIQELTENNLHAKHFNTGRDALAYMENHLPDAIVLDIMLDEGLDGWSIMKILKRNEVLSHIPIIISTALDEKEKGLSLGAHDYFIKPYQTGSLSMAILQTLLKVGKAGQILIPENSPGD; encoded by the coding sequence ATGAAGCTTAATCATTTTATAAAAAAGAGCTTGACCAGGCAGATTGTTGCACTTATGGGAGTATTCGTCCTTCTCTTTCTGGCGGGAACCAGTATTTTAACTGTGCTGCAAGAGCAAATAAACAGCTCTTATTACAAAGAACGCGAAAAGCTTGTAAAAAAAGAAGAAATTGTTCAGCAAATTGACCATAACTTCAATCTCGTCTTTTTTGATGTCAGAGGCTATTTCGCCTTTGGGAATTCTGAATTAAAAAACCAGGCTACTGCCTTAAGGCCTAAGATCAGAAAGCTTATCAGTGAATACAATGGCATTGCTTCAACCAAGGAGGACAAAGCCTTTGGGAAGGAAATGGATGAATTTGCAGATTATTATTTCATTGAAAGACTTCCCGTATCCATCGAATATTTTGAAGCAGGCCGTATGGAAGAAATCATTAAAATGGCAGATTCCGGAGCTACTGCAAGGATTAATTCCTTTCAGGATGATATTCAGGTTTATCTGCAAAACCTGAATGATGAGCTGAACGGCAGGGTTCAGGATTTAATCCAAAAACAATCCTATATACAAACAGGTTTTTTTCTTTTTCTTGTTGTCATTCTGATCATCCTGTTCCGGATGATCCGGATTATGTTCAAGCAGGTAGGACAGCCGCTTACTCAGTTTGCCAACGCTGCTGAAGAAATTGCCAGGGGAGGTAAGGCGGAACTGAATGTAGGGCAGGATAGGATGGATGAATTGGCAGTCTTGTCTGTTGCCTTTCGAAAAATGGTGATGACCCTGCAGGAAAAAGAGCAGGATTTGCTTGCTCAAAATGAGGAGCTTCTTGCCCAGCAGGACGAGCTTCAAGCACAGAGGGAAGAATTGGAAGATGCCCTGGGAACCATGCGATCAAATGAGAGAAAACTTGAGCGCCGGAATGAATTGATCAATGGCATTTCCAATTCGCTGCAAAAACAGGAAGTGCTGGTGAGCATTGTGATGAAAATGTCCAATGTCATTGAAGCGGACTGCGGGTTAATTGTGATGCTTGAAAATGATGAATCTGCTTCATTTGGCATTTCATCTTTGGGAGTAGAACAGTTCAAGAATCATTTGAGAAGCGGATTAATTGAGAGGCTGAAACAAACAAAAGAAGGTTTTGCTGTTAAGAGACAATTGCTTCAAGAAGAGAAAGGCTACCATGAAAGAACCATTTTCGGCTATGACCTTTATTTGCCGGTTATTTCTTCAAATCAAGAGGTTACTGCTGTCATGGTGTTCACCAGATACGGGTTTCCTTTTATACAGACGCATATGGATGAATATTCGGCACTATCAAAACAGATTGGGTTGTCGCTCGATAAAATCAGTTCTTATGAAAACTCTGAAGCTAATAGAAAATTGAACCAGGATATCCTCAACACTGTAAAGGAAGGTCTGCAGTATGTTGACAGGGACGGCTGCATCCTGCAGGTCAACAAACAGCTTTGCGAAATGTTCCACTGCGAGGGTGGTTTTGAAGGGATTGTTGGACTGAGCTGGGATAAGTGGAGCGTACTTCTAAAACAGCAGGTAGAGGATGAAGATGGTTTTACCGAATTCATCTGGCGGGCCTTTAATGGTGAAACATCCAGCGGGGAAACGTTTGTTTACAAAACAAAGGATAGTGGACAAGTCTTCCAGATGTACTGTGAAGATCTTTATCAGAATAATGAGTGTGTTGGAACTGTATTGGTCCACAGGGATATTACAAAGGAATTTAAAGTAGATGAAATGAAATCGGAGTTTGTCAGCACCGTCAGCCATGAATTGAGAACACCGCTTGCCAGCATTTTAGGTTTCTCGGAGCTTCTGCTGAACCGGGAGCTCAAGGGGGAAAAGCAGAAGAAATATTTGATGACAATATTAAATGAAGCCAAGAGGCTTACTTCCCTGATCAATGATTTTCTTGATGTCCAGCGGATGGAATCCGGTAAACAAACGTACGAAAAAAAATATATTGAGCTTCTCCCTATTATTGAGAAAGTAATAGATAATCAGCAGGTGCAGACGGATGTTCACAAGATTATTTTGGAACCATTTAGTGGAAATGATGTCATTCTCGGTGATTCCTGCAAAATTGAACAGGTATTTTCCAATTTAATAAGCAATGCCATCAAATATTCACCCTCTGGAGGCCCTGTTTATATAAGATTATTCGAGGAAAACAGCTTGCTTCATATTGAAGTGGAAGATCATGGACTAGGGATTCCGGAAAATGAAGCAGGGGATATTTTTAACAAGTTTTATAGAGTGGATAATTCAGATAGGCGGAGGATTGGCGGAACGGGGCTGGGACTTTCAATCGTCCAGGAAAGTGTGAAGGCGCATGATGGAGATATAAATGTCTTTTCAAAGTACGGGGAAGGAAGTACTTTCAGAGTTTCCATTCCCGCTGTCTATAAGCCTTCCCACGGTTTGGATGAGAACATTCATCAAAGCGGAAGACGCTATGAGGTGCTGGTCATTGAAGATGATCAAAGCCTGGCAGAACTGATTATTCAGGAACTTACGGAAAACAATTTGCATGCGAAGCATTTCAATACCGGAAGGGATGCCCTGGCGTATATGGAAAATCACCTTCCTGATGCGATTGTTCTTGATATCATGCTCGATGAAGGTCTTGATGG
- a CDS encoding glycosyltransferase family 2 protein: protein MWGNILVGFAAFIAVFMVLVISFYSIILLISVFQLRKEYLLDRNQSFDEYMNESFAKPVSIIVPAYNEEAGIVASVRSLLSIDYPSFEIIVVNDGSKDATIEKMITHYQMKEINAAVRKQVETKSVKKIYQSASLPNLFLIDKENGGKADALNAGINFSHYPYFCSLDGDSVLERDAFLKVMKPILDSDGEVIASSGSIRIANGCEIQDGNILKVGLAREPLVIMQIIEYLRAFLMGRIGLSRHNLLLIVSGAFGVFSKQWVIEAGGYKTNTVGEDMELVVRLHRLIRDKKQKKKIVYVPDPVCWTEVPESMTYLRRQRRRWHRGLFESLWTHRKMTFNPRYGPIGFISFPYFWIVEFLGPIVELLGYIYVVISLFLGGIYLEFAILIFLLSCLYGSLFSMAAVLLEEWSLRKFPKISDLIKLFFYSLTETLWYRPLTVFWRCEGIWQLVKGDTSWGEMKRKGVSG from the coding sequence ATGTGGGGAAATATATTGGTCGGATTTGCTGCATTTATAGCAGTCTTTATGGTGCTGGTCATCAGTTTCTACTCAATTATTTTATTAATCTCTGTATTTCAGCTAAGAAAGGAATATTTGCTGGACCGGAATCAGTCATTTGACGAATATATGAATGAATCCTTCGCAAAACCGGTTTCCATCATTGTTCCAGCATATAACGAAGAAGCGGGGATTGTTGCCAGTGTACGCTCCCTTTTGAGTATAGACTATCCTTCCTTTGAAATTATCGTTGTCAATGACGGTTCAAAAGATGCCACCATAGAAAAAATGATTACACATTATCAAATGAAGGAAATTAATGCAGCCGTCAGGAAGCAGGTTGAAACAAAGTCTGTTAAAAAAATTTATCAGTCCGCTTCTCTTCCAAATCTATTTTTAATAGACAAAGAGAATGGAGGAAAAGCTGATGCGTTGAACGCAGGGATTAACTTTTCCCATTATCCTTATTTTTGTTCATTGGATGGAGATTCTGTACTGGAAAGGGATGCTTTCTTAAAGGTAATGAAGCCAATATTGGATTCTGATGGGGAAGTGATTGCTTCGAGCGGAAGCATTCGGATCGCGAATGGCTGTGAAATACAGGACGGAAATATTTTAAAGGTTGGCTTAGCCAGGGAGCCTTTGGTAATCATGCAAATAATCGAATATTTAAGGGCCTTTTTAATGGGAAGGATTGGGTTAAGCCGGCATAATTTACTTCTGATTGTTTCTGGAGCCTTCGGTGTTTTTTCCAAGCAATGGGTCATTGAAGCGGGTGGCTATAAAACCAATACAGTTGGCGAGGATATGGAGCTGGTCGTAAGGCTCCATAGGCTTATCAGAGATAAAAAGCAAAAGAAAAAAATCGTCTATGTCCCTGACCCTGTTTGCTGGACAGAAGTTCCGGAAAGCATGACCTACCTAAGAAGACAAAGGAGAAGGTGGCATCGCGGATTATTTGAAAGCCTGTGGACACACAGGAAAATGACCTTTAATCCAAGATACGGCCCGATAGGGTTTATATCCTTTCCATACTTTTGGATAGTAGAGTTTTTGGGCCCGATAGTTGAATTATTGGGATACATTTATGTGGTTATCTCCCTATTTTTGGGTGGTATCTATCTTGAGTTTGCAATCCTGATTTTTCTGCTATCGTGTTTATATGGTTCACTTTTCTCCATGGCTGCCGTTTTGCTTGAGGAATGGAGCTTGAGGAAATTTCCAAAGATCTCTGATTTAATCAAACTGTTTTTCTATTCATTGACTGAAACGTTATGGTACCGGCCTTTGACGGTTTTTTGGAGATGTGAAGGAATATGGCAGCTGGTCAAAGGCGATACAAGCTGGGGAGAAATGAAAAGAAAAGGTGTTTCCGGATGA
- a CDS encoding CBO0543 family protein, producing MEKKLLNLLLGLCVCSVPFLFKGKKMRETLVIFFSKGVLATLIDAYVVGTKRVEYPVRPFSRIFKTNLIYDILFFPLLSVIWVKISYNDNLRNIFLKSLIFSVPMSIGQWYFEKNTSLFKWRKWSIFHTFGSVNFTLFTIRGFVGFIKLLDRLKNNRNLTELEG from the coding sequence ATGGAGAAAAAATTATTAAACCTGCTTCTCGGATTGTGTGTTTGTTCAGTTCCATTTTTGTTTAAAGGGAAAAAAATGAGGGAGACTTTAGTTATTTTTTTCTCCAAAGGCGTTCTTGCCACTCTGATTGATGCCTATGTTGTTGGAACGAAAAGAGTTGAATATCCAGTCCGCCCTTTTTCAAGAATTTTTAAAACGAACCTGATTTATGATATTTTGTTTTTCCCGCTTTTAAGTGTGATTTGGGTTAAGATTTCTTACAATGACAATTTAAGAAATATCTTTCTCAAAAGTTTGATATTCAGTGTCCCAATGAGCATCGGCCAATGGTACTTTGAGAAAAACACAAGCCTATTCAAGTGGAGGAAATGGTCCATTTTCCATACATTTGGCAGTGTGAATTTTACCTTATTCACTATTAGAGGTTTTGTTGGGTTTATTAAATTATTGGATCGATTAAAGAATAATCGGAACTTAACTGAGTTGGAAGGTTAA
- a CDS encoding response regulator transcription factor: protein MKKILIAEDEEILRMLIADTLEDGDFEVDEAEDGEEALKLLEKKQFDLVILDYMMPVLTGLDVIRKIRCEQALNKEVKILMLSAKSQQNEQEEVLKAGADYFIVKPFSPLQLFEKVGEIVDEA, encoded by the coding sequence ATGAAAAAGATATTGATTGCTGAGGATGAAGAAATTCTGCGCATGCTTATTGCTGACACTCTGGAAGATGGGGATTTTGAAGTCGATGAAGCTGAAGATGGAGAAGAAGCCCTGAAGCTGCTGGAAAAAAAGCAATTTGATTTGGTCATCCTGGATTATATGATGCCTGTACTTACCGGTCTTGATGTCATCAGGAAAATCCGGTGTGAGCAGGCTCTTAACAAAGAAGTGAAAATATTAATGTTATCTGCCAAAAGCCAGCAAAATGAACAGGAAGAGGTTTTAAAGGCAGGGGCCGATTATTTCATTGTTAAACCATTCAGCCCTCTTCAATTATTTGAGAAGGTTGGAGAAATAGTAGATGAAGCTTAA
- a CDS encoding lysoplasmalogenase, with product MKNLLIPILIGLMAVLYIFIVPPEPLAIKITFKLIPMVLIIVYAYRRLAASPAPALRLVVIGLFFCMLGDGFIAVSFAAGLGAFLVGHLFYLTGFLKMSRMTKLRLAAIIPIGFYSLIIGSQLIASLSEEGNDALVIPVFAYMLVISLMALSAILSGNKRAIAGSILFVISDSILSWNMFVSDIVYSDVFIMITYYSAQFLIAESLTSFGESPGDTVTIPDVKQQL from the coding sequence TTGAAAAATCTACTCATTCCTATTTTAATTGGACTGATGGCTGTCTTATATATTTTCATTGTTCCTCCTGAGCCTCTGGCAATCAAAATTACCTTTAAACTGATTCCAATGGTGCTCATTATTGTTTATGCATACCGAAGACTCGCTGCCAGCCCTGCACCGGCATTGCGTTTAGTCGTTATTGGCCTGTTTTTCTGCATGCTTGGTGATGGATTTATTGCTGTATCGTTTGCAGCTGGGCTTGGAGCTTTTCTTGTTGGGCATCTATTTTATTTGACTGGATTCTTGAAAATGTCACGCATGACGAAGCTCCGCCTGGCAGCCATAATCCCGATAGGCTTCTATTCTTTGATCATTGGCAGCCAGCTGATTGCTTCCTTATCTGAAGAAGGAAATGATGCATTAGTGATCCCGGTTTTTGCCTACATGCTGGTCATTTCATTAATGGCGTTATCAGCCATCCTAAGCGGGAACAAGCGGGCCATTGCCGGAAGCATTTTGTTTGTTATCTCTGATTCAATTCTTTCATGGAATATGTTTGTTTCAGACATTGTATATTCAGATGTGTTTATTATGATTACTTACTACTCTGCCCAATTCCTGATTGCCGAAAGCCTTACTTCATTTGGGGAATCGCCAGGGGATACCGTAACAATACCGGATGTTAAACAGCAGCTATGA
- a CDS encoding MOSC domain-containing protein produces MQDEIQKFLLVGTVIAVSLSKKHTFSKKNQNIIKLVKGLGVVGDAHFGSKVKHRSRVIQNPDQPNLRQVHLIHSELFEELAGRFPIEPGQMGENITTAGINLLELPVNTILFLGHSAVIKITGLRNPCAQIDQFQPGLLKAVVEKDEDGNLIRKAGIMGIVLNSGEVKPGDEIRVEFPPKPFKKLERV; encoded by the coding sequence ATGCAGGATGAAATACAGAAATTTTTACTTGTGGGTACAGTTATAGCGGTAAGCTTAAGCAAAAAGCATACTTTCAGTAAAAAAAATCAAAATATCATAAAACTGGTGAAGGGTTTAGGGGTTGTAGGGGATGCCCATTTTGGTTCAAAAGTTAAACACCGATCAAGAGTGATACAAAACCCTGACCAGCCGAATCTAAGACAGGTTCATTTAATCCACAGTGAGTTATTTGAGGAGTTAGCAGGCCGTTTCCCTATTGAACCTGGCCAAATGGGTGAAAATATTACAACTGCCGGAATCAATCTTCTTGAATTGCCCGTAAACACAATCCTATTTTTGGGTCATTCTGCTGTGATCAAGATAACAGGACTGCGCAATCCCTGTGCTCAAATCGATCAATTTCAGCCTGGGCTTTTAAAAGCAGTGGTAGAGAAGGATGAAGATGGAAATCTCATTAGAAAAGCTGGTATTATGGGAATCGTGTTGAATAGCGGAGAAGTGAAGCCAGGAGATGAAATCCGTGTTGAATTTCCCCCAAAGCCTTTTAAAAAGCTGGAACGGGTTTAA
- a CDS encoding CBO0543 family protein yields the protein MAFEKGLAKSEQAYEQFTEISTAFADIVKNEFITTWQWWAGLALFIIPWLIWLKYRKKDSTGRLLLAGLLVIILSLIIDLAALSMGLWSYPMIIIPLAPFLFLPYHFSLAPVGVMFALQIKPKMNSLFKGIIFSAIGAFGGMNFFNAIDFYNPKNWSTLYDFIIFLTLYYSGYWITRIDSFHGLENGSGKK from the coding sequence ATGGCATTTGAAAAAGGACTGGCCAAGTCTGAACAAGCATACGAACAATTTACGGAGATAAGCACTGCATTCGCGGATATAGTGAAGAACGAATTTATTACTACGTGGCAATGGTGGGCTGGACTTGCTTTGTTTATCATTCCCTGGCTGATATGGTTAAAGTATAGGAAGAAAGATAGCACCGGGCGTCTTCTCTTAGCTGGATTATTAGTCATCATATTGTCTCTTATTATCGATTTAGCTGCATTATCTATGGGGTTATGGTCCTACCCTATGATCATTATTCCCCTGGCACCATTTTTATTTTTGCCGTATCACTTTTCATTAGCTCCAGTCGGAGTAATGTTTGCCCTTCAAATAAAGCCTAAAATGAATAGCTTGTTTAAAGGAATAATCTTCTCTGCCATTGGAGCTTTTGGAGGAATGAATTTTTTTAATGCCATCGACTTTTATAATCCAAAAAACTGGTCTACTTTATATGATTTTATCATCTTTCTCACTCTTTACTACAGCGGTTATTGGATAACAAGAATAGATAGTTTTCATGGGCTGGAAAATGGATCAGGAAAAAAATAA
- a CDS encoding DUF3231 family protein — MLRIAFDNTNEPKSPLHVIEVGDLWTYLTLVEEFIRYEEIGLNTTTDDEVKEMLTDVVKICESQVKRLSKFMRKEGIPLPDVTSAKPNSAPNEVPLGVKLTDEEITNGVAFKLVTCSTACAKGQADSVRNDVGNMWTEFFLEWTIFGGTLKTLMRKRGWLKVPPYYYAPGTPKR; from the coding sequence ATGCTCAGAATTGCGTTTGATAATACCAATGAACCTAAATCCCCCTTGCACGTAATTGAAGTTGGGGATTTGTGGACGTATTTAACTTTGGTGGAGGAATTTATACGATACGAAGAAATTGGATTAAACACGACTACAGATGACGAAGTGAAAGAAATGCTTACTGATGTAGTAAAAATATGTGAGTCACAAGTCAAGAGATTAAGCAAGTTTATGAGAAAAGAAGGAATTCCTTTACCTGATGTAACATCAGCAAAACCTAATTCTGCTCCAAATGAGGTTCCTTTAGGAGTTAAGCTGACTGATGAAGAAATTACCAATGGGGTCGCATTTAAGTTAGTGACATGTTCCACTGCCTGTGCCAAAGGACAAGCAGACTCCGTACGTAATGATGTAGGCAATATGTGGACTGAGTTCTTTTTAGAATGGACGATCTTTGGCGGAACTTTAAAAACTTTGATGAGGAAGCGAGGATGGCTGAAGGTGCCGCCCTATTACTATGCTCCAGGTACACCAAAAAGGTAA